The following are encoded together in the Melitaea cinxia chromosome 22, ilMelCinx1.1, whole genome shotgun sequence genome:
- the LOC123664459 gene encoding UDP-glucosyltransferase 2-like produces the protein MYHKTLVLVLSFLFVTTEPAKILGVFPMPSLSHQVVFSRITQELAKRGHEVTVITTDPAFPKGNGPTNLKEIDIHDVSYELFKKNFQTKYKAGAQKHQTFTEMKDGLRIFSSLFHIQVQTPLVQELLTNKNNTFDLILIESVTRPALILSHILKAPAILISSFGAIYKYHDLMGSLTHPILYPSTFQMKIYNLTLWEKFDALWYHYTNKYVTYLNEFYVHEMLKQDFGSDIPTLKELYNNVHMLFLNIHPIWADNQPVPSGVIFMGGIHQLSEKELPKDLKTYLDSSKRGVIYVSFGTNILARMFELETVKIIVNVLSKLPYDVLWKWDQDELPGNPDNIKISKWLPQSDLLRHPKIKLFVTQAGLQSTDEAITAGVPLVAIPMLADQWYNSEKYLKHGIGMKLDIDFLTEDKLKHAIETVISDESYRRNIIKLRDLMHDQPETPLERAIWWLEYAIRHGGAKELRAPTANISVAEYFELELVLIVLSTAVIALILLTVTFIYVIRLIRKLLCNKNEVCKPATKKKTN, from the exons ATGTATCACAAAACTTTAGTATTAGTTTTGTCGTTTTTGTTTGTAACGACGGAGCCGGCAAAAATTCTAGGAGTGTTTCCAATGCCGTCCTTAAGTCATCAAGTTGTCTTCAGTAGAATAACTCAGGAACTTGCTAAAAGGGGTCATGAAGTGACAGTTATTACAACAGATCCGGCGTTTCCCAAAGGAAACGGACCAACAAATCTtaaagaaattgatattcaTGATGTATCTTATGAACTTttcaaaaagaattttcaaactAAATACAAGGCCGGTGCTCAGAAACATCAAACATTTACAGAAATGAAAGACGGACTTCGAATATTCTCAAGTCTTTTTCACATCCAGGTACAAACACCACTAGTTCAAGAACTCTTGACAAACAAGAACAATACATTTGACCTAATATTAATTGAGTCTGTTACGCGCCCTGCACTTATTTTGTCGCACATTTTAAAAGCACCAGCAATTTTAATTAGTTCATTTGgagctatatataaatatcatgaCCTAATGGGTTCTCTGACACATCCAATTTTGTATCCATCTACCtttcaaatgaaaatttataatctGACTCTGTGGGAAAAGTTTGATGCCCTATGGTATCACTATACGAATAAATATGTGAcctatttaaatgaattttatgtGCACGAAATGTTGAAACAAGATTTTGGATCAGATATTCCGACCttaaaagaattatataataatgtgcaTATGTTGTTTCTCAATATTCATCCTATCTGGGCAGACAATCAGCCTGTACCATCCGGTGTTATATTTATGGGTGGAATTCATCAATTATCTGAAAAGGAACTACCAAAG gaTCTAAAAACATACTTGGACTCGTCAAAACGTGGTGTTATATACGTGAGTTTTGGAACCAATATATTGGCAAGAATGTTTGAACTAGAAACAGTTAAAATTATAGTGAACGTATTATCCAAGTTACCCTATGACGTTTTGTGGAAATGGGATCAGGACGAGCTGCCAGGGAATCcggataatataaaaatatccaaaTGGCTACCACAATCAGATTTATTGA GACATCCCAAAATAAAGCTGTTTGTCACACAAGCTGGACTTCAATCTACGGATGAAGCTATCACTGCTGGTGTGCCGCTTGTTGCTATACCGATGTTAGCCGATCAATGGTATAATTCTGAGAAATATCTCAAGCATGGTATTGGTATGAAACTCGATATTGACTTTTTAACTGAAGACAAACTTAAACATGCCATAGAAACTGTAATATCGGACGAAAG TTATCGTCGAAATATTATTAAGCTTCGTGATTTAATGCATGATCAGCCTGAGACACCACTAGAGCGGGCGATATGGTGGCTTGAATATGCCATAAGACACGGTGGAGCAAAAGAACTTCGCGCACCAACAGCTAACATTTCAGTGGCTGAATATTTTGAGTTAGAATTGGTTTTAATTGTGCTATCAACAGCTGTCATTGCTTTGATATTATTAACTgttacttttatatatgtaattagaTTAATTCGTAAATTATTATGCAATAAAAACGAAGTATGTAAACCAGCAACTAAAAAGAAAACCAACTAA